Proteins from a genomic interval of Zingiber officinale cultivar Zhangliang chromosome 2A, Zo_v1.1, whole genome shotgun sequence:
- the LOC122043728 gene encoding uncharacterized protein LOC122043728, giving the protein MNGIELRYLYNHSKCRNKAFRDEDIMKWFISWHNFYCASDEVTVRASGGGAVSARHPYGGHLYAAERNTKKNLLRARKGGPPAEAMRGERKEALRGKRKWLLEWTLEAEWAAIGVRLATYRPCGWGRKKKPSRLLPRKLSTASRVVFFFFMDPFAWSINADSSAPSTVIPGWEADAGGVILSIEARVVLRLLAGDQDMMPPQLISHFCRRRIPSSDDVAAEHSHFTIPQPYYHINNEPAWEVQTQGMLYRVAANHVRPADLDLLARAFRTYTYAVLDLFPITDLVVMEFFSVIEIPDAPSSSDSHLRYLIPLETYEYFFEDDDDVDVVQFGRGPWRASAEAVEGLRMVTTTREDTSCPICLDDLEEMNQVLAMPCGHPFHEGCLLEWLKRSNSCPLCRFSLPDPE; this is encoded by the exons atgaatggtatCGAGTTACGGTATCTGTATAATCATTCGAAATGTAGGAATAAAGCTTTCCGTGATGAAGATATCATGAAa TGGTTCATCAGCTGGCATAACTTTTATTGCGCCTCCGATGAGGTGACCGTGAGAGCCTCCGGCGGTGGTGCAGTGAGCGCACGTCATCCCTATGGTGGCCATCTCTATGCGGCGGAGAGAAATACGAAGAAAAACCTCCTGCGAGCTCGGAAAGGGGGCCCTCCTGCCGAAGCAATGAGAGGGGAGAGGAAGGAGGC CCTGAGAGGGAAGAGGAAGTGGCTGCTGGAGTGGACGCTCGAGGCGGAGTGGGCAGCAATTGGTGTGCGACTGGCGACCTACCGGCCCTGTGGGTGGGGGCGGAAGAAAAAACCCAGCCGTCTCCTCCCTCGAA AGCTTTCCACCGCTTCTCgcgtcgtcttcttcttcttcatggatCCTTTCGCTTGGAGCATCAACGCAGACAGCTCCGCCCCGTCGACGGTGATTCCCGGGTGGGAAGCCGACGCAGGCGGCGTTATTCTTAGCATTGAGGCGCGGGTGGTGTTACGGCTCTTGGCGGGTGACCAAGACATGATGCCGCCCCAATTGATCTCACACTTTTGCCGGCGGAGGATTCCTTCTTCCGACGACGTCGCCGCCGAACACTCCCACTTCACCATCCCCCAGCCCTACTACCACATCAACAATGAGCCCGCCTGGGAGGTGCAGACGCAGGGGATGCTCTACCGCGTCGCGGCGAATCATGTGCGCCCTGCCGACCTCGACCTTCTCGCTCGAGCTTTCCGCACATACACCTACGCGGTGCTCGACCTATTTCCGATCACGGATTTGGTCGTTATGGAGTTCTTCTCAGTCATTGAAATCCCCGACGCTCCTTCCTCTTCTGACAGCCACCTTCGCTATTTGATTCCTCTGGAGACCTACGAATACTTTTTCGAGGACGACGACGATGTCGACGTCGTCCAGTTCGGCAGAGGGCCGTGGCGGGCGTCGGCAGAGGCGGTGGAGGGGCTTCGGATGGTGACTACGACGAGAGAAGATACCTCGTGTCCCATATGCCTCGATGACTTGGAGGAGATGAATCAGGTTCTGGCGATGCCTTGCGGCCATCCGTTTCACGAAGGGTGTCTGCTGGAGTGGCTGAAGCGTAGCAATTCTTGCCCCCTCTGCAGATTCTCACTTCCGGACCCTGAGTAG